Proteins found in one Vallitalea guaymasensis genomic segment:
- a CDS encoding transglycosylase domain-containing protein — MNYSNHSKSKREKELESKSNKVKKSISTSFIRILVLTLLITFGLIIIAGLGITKAIIDAAPEIDYDKDIMPKGYRTFIYDQLGNEITTLHGTDANRIYASLDQMPEHLRDAFIAIEDERFYEHQGIDLKGILRAIINNIKSKDLTGEGASTITQQVIKNNVLSATQTFQRKIQEQYLAIELEKRVDKNIILESYLNTVALGRGTNGVQAASNRYFNKDVSDLTLAESAVMASITKYPTRYDPIANPENNHSRQLIVLNKMLEQGKITEIEYNQAIEEDVYSKIELTNKNANKNSNYSYFVDEVILRVKDDLVIKKGYTEKQAYDLIYTGGLNVYVTQDINIQNIVDKEFLDESNYPPKKEDYSVKIMYSLSVDKKDSGIKHYYKEKEFDTDKEALAYVEELKASWISEVDEVISESSILVPQPQAAMVIIDYHTGHVKAIAGGRGEKLGNQLLNRATQTYRHPGSTFKILAAYLPAIDTGRYTLATVLDDVPFSYSVSKNSVPWEVHNWYDSSEYKYNYKGLSTVRDSITYSINIHAVKTLMDIGIETSFNYLLNLGFTSLVEKETINGKIYSDKNYSLALGGVTKGVSLLELTAAYGAIANNGEYVKPIFYTKVLDHDNNLILTNEQPKPVRVMKETTSFLLTNAMTDVVKKGTGTIVKFNSVSMPIAGKTGTSSEKKDLVFTGYTPYYVASIWQGYDTPKEQVYKRSYHKILWRKIMEEIHKGLPRKEFYKPDNIVTAKICTESGKLAKLGLCNKDPRGSTIMTEFFEKGTVPTETCDVHVKQTICSVSGLPANKYCPSNSKYTKVFIKRPEPLVPSNWDPKHPPRIQDRKYELLYSTIGEYCNVHGPHVKKPEVKLPTDYIDSDLDDKINEDEEFIAPEDKPIEIEDKDKKPYLDDDYYSPPPFIYQE, encoded by the coding sequence ATGAATTATAGCAATCACTCTAAAAGCAAAAGAGAAAAAGAATTAGAATCAAAATCGAATAAAGTAAAAAAATCAATCAGTACATCGTTCATCCGAATCTTAGTATTGACTCTATTAATAACCTTTGGACTCATAATAATAGCTGGGCTTGGTATAACTAAAGCAATCATTGATGCAGCACCAGAAATTGATTATGATAAAGATATTATGCCAAAAGGATATAGAACTTTTATATATGATCAACTTGGGAATGAAATAACCACACTTCATGGAACTGATGCTAATAGAATATATGCATCACTAGACCAAATGCCTGAACACCTGAGGGACGCTTTTATTGCAATTGAAGATGAACGATTCTATGAACACCAAGGCATCGATCTTAAGGGTATTCTAAGAGCCATCATAAATAATATAAAATCAAAAGATCTGACCGGTGAAGGTGCAAGTACTATAACTCAACAGGTCATAAAGAATAATGTCTTATCAGCTACCCAAACATTTCAGCGTAAAATCCAAGAACAATACCTAGCCATAGAACTTGAAAAAAGGGTTGATAAAAATATTATACTGGAAAGTTATTTGAACACAGTTGCTCTTGGGCGTGGTACTAATGGAGTCCAAGCAGCTTCCAATAGATATTTCAACAAAGATGTTTCAGACCTTACTCTTGCAGAATCAGCAGTTATGGCAAGCATAACCAAATATCCTACTAGATATGACCCAATAGCTAACCCTGAAAACAATCATTCACGTCAACTTATAGTTCTTAATAAAATGCTTGAACAAGGTAAGATTACTGAAATTGAATATAACCAAGCCATAGAAGAAGATGTATATTCCAAGATTGAATTAACTAATAAAAATGCTAATAAGAATTCCAATTATTCTTATTTCGTGGATGAAGTCATTCTTCGTGTAAAAGATGACTTGGTCATTAAGAAAGGTTATACAGAAAAACAAGCCTACGACCTTATATACACTGGTGGTCTTAATGTATATGTTACTCAAGACATCAATATACAGAACATAGTAGATAAAGAATTCCTTGATGAATCCAACTATCCTCCTAAGAAAGAAGATTACTCTGTAAAGATTATGTATAGTCTCTCAGTGGATAAAAAGGATTCTGGTATAAAGCATTACTATAAAGAGAAAGAATTTGATACAGACAAAGAAGCACTAGCCTATGTAGAAGAATTAAAAGCTTCATGGATTTCTGAAGTAGATGAAGTAATATCAGAATCAAGCATTCTAGTACCTCAGCCACAAGCCGCTATGGTAATAATTGATTATCACACAGGGCATGTAAAAGCTATCGCAGGGGGTCGTGGTGAAAAACTCGGAAATCAACTTTTAAATAGAGCTACACAGACCTATCGTCATCCTGGTTCAACTTTCAAGATATTAGCTGCCTATCTACCAGCCATTGATACTGGTAGATACACATTAGCTACAGTACTGGATGATGTTCCATTTTCATATTCTGTTTCAAAAAATTCTGTACCATGGGAAGTACACAATTGGTATGACAGCAGTGAGTACAAATATAATTATAAAGGATTATCAACTGTAAGAGACAGTATCACCTATTCTATCAACATTCATGCAGTAAAGACATTAATGGATATAGGAATAGAAACAAGTTTTAATTATTTATTGAATCTTGGATTTACATCATTGGTAGAAAAGGAAACCATAAACGGGAAAATATATTCTGATAAAAACTATTCTCTAGCTCTAGGAGGCGTTACTAAAGGAGTTAGTCTATTAGAGCTAACAGCAGCTTATGGCGCTATAGCCAATAATGGTGAATATGTCAAACCTATCTTCTACACAAAAGTACTAGATCATGACAATAACCTAATCCTCACCAATGAACAACCAAAGCCTGTTAGGGTCATGAAAGAGACAACATCATTTTTATTGACTAATGCTATGACAGATGTAGTTAAAAAAGGTACTGGAACAATTGTAAAGTTCAATAGTGTTAGTATGCCCATTGCTGGTAAAACAGGAACCTCTTCCGAGAAGAAAGACCTTGTTTTTACAGGATATACTCCTTATTATGTTGCCAGTATATGGCAAGGTTATGACACACCAAAAGAACAAGTTTATAAGAGAAGCTATCATAAGATACTCTGGCGAAAAATTATGGAAGAAATTCATAAAGGATTGCCTAGAAAAGAATTCTACAAACCTGATAATATTGTAACAGCTAAGATATGTACAGAATCGGGTAAACTGGCTAAGTTAGGATTATGCAATAAAGACCCACGTGGTTCTACAATCATGACTGAATTCTTTGAAAAAGGTACCGTTCCAACTGAGACTTGTGACGTTCATGTGAAGCAAACTATATGTTCTGTTTCTGGACTTCCTGCTAATAAATATTGTCCAAGCAATAGCAAGTATACAAAAGTATTCATAAAAAGACCTGAACCTCTTGTTCCTTCCAACTGGGACCCTAAACATCCTCCAAGGATACAAGATAGAAAATATGAATTACTGTACAGCACTATCGGTGAATATTGCAATGTACATGGACCTCATGTCAAGAAACCAGAAGTGAAATTACCAACTGATTATATTGATAGTGACCTTGATGATAAAATTAACGAAGACGAAGAATTCATAGCACCAGAAGACAAACCTATTGAAATTGAAGACAAAGACAAAAAACCATATCTTGATGATGATTATTATTCTCCACCACCATTCATATATCAAGAATAA
- the spoVAE gene encoding stage V sporulation protein AE, translating to MDYIKVFVTGGIICVIAQILMDKTKLMPARVLVIYVSLGTFLTGLGIYEHVVEFGGAGATVPLIGFGYSLGKGVIEAVKTSGFLGVFTGGMTATAGGITAALLFGYLAAVLFKPKDTK from the coding sequence ATTGATTATATTAAGGTTTTTGTTACAGGTGGAATAATATGTGTAATAGCACAGATTTTGATGGATAAGACAAAATTGATGCCTGCTAGGGTTTTAGTTATTTATGTTTCATTGGGAACATTTCTAACTGGACTAGGTATATATGAACATGTTGTAGAATTTGGTGGAGCAGGAGCGACTGTACCCTTGATAGGATTTGGTTATTCTTTAGGTAAGGGAGTAATAGAAGCAGTGAAGACATCAGGTTTTTTGGGGGTTTTTACAGGAGGAATGACTGCAACTGCTGGAGGAATAACGGCGGCTTTATTATTTGGTTATCTAGCGGCTGTATTATTTAAGCCAAAAGATACAAAATAG
- the spoVAD gene encoding stage V sporulation protein AD: protein MGSQVGEQTIAFDNPPTIIGHGNIVGPKEGDGLLKEYFDKILEDTLWGEESWEKAESKILNAAINSAIDNANIAKNDIRYIFAGDLLNQLTASTFAIRDFKKPFFGLYGACSTMGESLILASMAVEGGFANYCVAATSSHFCGAEKQFRYPLEFGNQRPLTATYTVTGSGAVVVGNTGIGPKVTHVTPGKIVDLGVKDAMNMGAAMAPAAADTIIAHFKDTGRSAVDYDLIATGDLGMIGKKLTIELVGKAGYDLSDNYTDCGIEIFDNEKQDTHAGGSGCGCSAVTLTGYILKEMAKGTFNRILFIPTGALLSPSSSFQGESIPGIAHAVVIENSQE, encoded by the coding sequence ATGGGTAGTCAGGTAGGAGAGCAAACTATAGCTTTTGATAATCCCCCTACTATTATAGGACATGGTAATATTGTAGGACCAAAAGAGGGAGATGGATTATTAAAAGAGTATTTTGATAAAATATTAGAAGATACTTTGTGGGGAGAAGAATCTTGGGAAAAGGCCGAGAGTAAAATCCTTAATGCAGCAATAAATTCAGCAATTGATAATGCGAATATAGCAAAAAATGATATCAGGTATATTTTTGCAGGGGATCTTTTGAACCAATTGACAGCTAGTACTTTTGCTATTAGAGATTTCAAAAAACCTTTTTTCGGGTTATATGGTGCTTGTTCAACAATGGGAGAATCTCTAATCTTAGCATCTATGGCAGTAGAAGGTGGTTTTGCAAATTATTGTGTTGCAGCTACATCCAGCCATTTCTGTGGTGCTGAAAAACAATTTAGATATCCATTGGAATTTGGTAATCAAAGACCTTTGACAGCTACTTATACTGTAACAGGTAGTGGTGCTGTTGTTGTTGGGAATACAGGAATAGGACCAAAAGTTACCCATGTGACACCTGGTAAGATTGTTGATCTTGGTGTAAAAGATGCTATGAATATGGGGGCGGCTATGGCACCAGCAGCGGCTGACACTATAATTGCTCATTTTAAAGATACAGGTAGAAGTGCAGTAGATTATGATTTGATAGCAACTGGAGACCTTGGAATGATAGGTAAAAAATTGACCATTGAATTGGTGGGAAAAGCAGGATACGATTTGAGCGATAATTATACAGATTGTGGTATTGAGATATTTGATAATGAAAAACAGGATACACATGCAGGTGGAAGTGGATGTGGTTGTTCAGCAGTTACTTTGACAGGTTATATTTTAAAAGAGATGGCTAAAGGTACATTCAATAGAATTTTATTTATACCTACAGGGGCATTATTAAGCCCTAGCAGCAGTTTTCAAGGTGAGAGCATACCAGGTATAGCTCATGCTGTTGTAATAGAAAATAGCCAAGAATAG
- the spoVAC gene encoding stage V sporulation protein AC yields MGNINEQQKEFQKLIDKTSPKASLLKNCIWAFVVGGIICCIGQGITDLLMYVAELPKDAASTFTSIILVFLGALLTGLDIYDSIGRRAGAGSIVPITGFANSIVSPAIEYKNEGYVFGVGAKIFTIAGPVILYGMLSSVIVGLVYYMVGLG; encoded by the coding sequence ATGGGAAATATTAATGAGCAGCAGAAAGAATTTCAAAAATTAATTGATAAAACGTCGCCAAAAGCTAGTCTGTTAAAAAATTGTATATGGGCTTTTGTAGTTGGAGGAATTATATGTTGCATTGGTCAGGGAATTACTGATTTGTTAATGTATGTAGCAGAACTTCCCAAGGATGCAGCATCTACTTTTACTAGTATTATTCTAGTATTCCTTGGGGCATTGTTAACAGGACTTGATATATATGATAGTATCGGAAGAAGAGCAGGTGCAGGTTCAATAGTACCTATTACAGGATTTGCTAACTCTATTGTATCTCCAGCAATTGAATATAAAAATGAGGGTTATGTGTTTGGAGTTGGAGCTAAGATTTTTACTATAGCAGGACCAGTTATTTTATATGGTATGCTTTCTTCGGTAATAGTTGGATTGGTTTATTATATGGTGGGGTTAGGATAA
- a CDS encoding stage V sporulation protein AB, translated as MFLQYLLLIIIGFGGGVVIAGGVFAFIAIIGIVPRLAQKTATQKYIWVYEDAIMFGGMFGTLVMIINFELPLGNIGGIIYGFFSGIFVGCLAVSLAEVLDVIPILTRRFNIKVGMAYFIVTLAMGKLIGSLLYFIIPGFYKLK; from the coding sequence ATGTTTTTGCAATATCTATTATTAATTATAATTGGATTTGGCGGTGGGGTAGTTATAGCAGGTGGTGTCTTTGCTTTCATAGCTATTATCGGAATTGTTCCTAGATTAGCTCAGAAAACAGCAACACAAAAATATATCTGGGTATATGAAGATGCCATTATGTTTGGTGGAATGTTTGGAACCTTAGTAATGATTATTAATTTTGAGTTACCGCTAGGGAATATAGGAGGGATTATATACGGATTTTTTTCCGGTATATTTGTGGGATGTTTAGCTGTTTCACTAGCAGAAGTATTAGATGTAATACCTATTTTAACTAGAAGGTTTAATATAAAAGTTGGGATGGCATATTTTATTGTAACATTAGCAATGGGAAAATTGATTGGTTCATTACTGTACTTTATCATACCAGGATTTTATAAGCTAAAGTAA
- a CDS encoding stage V sporulation protein AA has protein sequence MNNVYIKASKKTCIIGKKDVIIDDIADIEGRKDIIDKLKNIIVFTIDTDEKKNYLLSIITVITEIQKVFENITIHNVGEEDIIISYSPKKKECKYKNLINIFKVIFVCITLFTGGGIAIMTFHTDAAVPDVFVKLYSLFLGEENLNPLIIEIPYSIGLAVGIIVFFNHFSSKKLTDDPTPIEVEMRLYERDVEDCIIENLSDEGNKQ, from the coding sequence ATGAATAATGTATATATAAAAGCTAGTAAAAAAACATGTATTATAGGAAAAAAAGATGTTATCATTGACGATATTGCTGATATAGAAGGTAGAAAAGATATAATTGACAAGTTAAAGAATATAATAGTATTTACTATTGATACTGATGAAAAAAAGAATTACTTATTATCAATAATTACAGTAATTACAGAAATACAAAAAGTATTTGAAAATATAACTATCCATAATGTTGGTGAAGAAGATATTATTATCTCCTATAGCCCTAAAAAGAAAGAATGTAAATATAAGAACCTAATTAACATCTTCAAAGTTATATTTGTTTGTATTACCCTTTTTACTGGCGGTGGTATTGCAATAATGACTTTTCATACAGATGCAGCTGTACCAGATGTTTTTGTGAAATTATATAGTTTATTTTTGGGAGAAGAAAATCTTAATCCTCTAATTATTGAAATACCCTATTCTATAGGTTTGGCAGTAGGTATAATAGTATTTTTCAATCATTTCTCTTCAAAAAAATTAACTGATGATCCTACTCCAATAGAAGTAGAGATGAGATTGTATGAAAGAGATGTTGAAGATTGTATAATAGAAAATCTTAGTGATGAAGGGAATAAGCAATAA
- the sigF gene encoding RNA polymerase sporulation sigma factor SigF has product MNMDKTLELIKKSQQGNQNAREQIVEENIGLIWSIVKRFSNRGYDLDDLFQIGSIGLLKAIDKFDLSYNVKFSTYAVPMIMGEIKRFMRDDGMIKVSRSLKEVANRVRINKDLLNKKLGREPTIEEISHEIGTSVEEIVMALESNAEVESLYKTIHQGDGHPIFLIDKLEKNTDENTVMIDKIALRQVISQLSPKEMELIILRYYKDKTQTEIAEKIGISQVQVSRLEKKILTQIREKLS; this is encoded by the coding sequence TTGAATATGGATAAAACACTAGAACTTATAAAAAAATCTCAGCAAGGAAATCAAAATGCAAGAGAACAGATAGTAGAAGAGAACATTGGATTGATCTGGAGTATTGTAAAGAGATTTTCTAATAGAGGATACGATTTGGACGATTTATTTCAAATAGGTAGTATTGGGTTGTTAAAGGCAATTGATAAATTTGATTTATCTTATAATGTAAAATTCTCAACTTATGCGGTTCCTATGATAATGGGAGAAATAAAAAGGTTTATGAGAGATGACGGGATGATAAAAGTCAGTAGATCATTAAAAGAAGTAGCAAATAGAGTACGTATCAATAAAGATCTTTTAAATAAAAAATTAGGTAGAGAACCTACCATAGAAGAAATATCTCATGAGATTGGTACATCAGTAGAAGAGATCGTAATGGCTCTGGAATCTAATGCAGAAGTAGAGTCTCTCTATAAAACCATACATCAAGGAGATGGTCATCCTATTTTTCTAATAGATAAACTTGAAAAAAACACAGATGAAAACACAGTGATGATAGATAAAATAGCATTACGTCAGGTAATTAGTCAGTTATCTCCAAAAGAAATGGAGTTGATTATATTAAGATATTATAAAGATAAGACTCAGACAGAAATAGCAGAGAAGATTGGTATATCTCAAGTACAAGTTTCAAGGCTAGAAAAGAAGATTCTAACTCAAATTCGTGAAAAATTATCATAA
- the spoIIAB gene encoding anti-sigma F factor produces the protein MKYENEMKIEFSSKSQNESFARVVIASFVAQLDPTLEELSDIKTAVSEAVTNAIIHGYEEYDGQVYMYCKITDNKVYIEIKDFGKGIGDIDKAREPLFTSKPELERSGMGFTVMETFMDEVEVESKVGVGSKIIMRKKLESLEKL, from the coding sequence ATGAAGTACGAAAATGAAATGAAAATAGAGTTTAGCAGTAAATCACAGAATGAGTCTTTTGCAAGAGTGGTAATTGCATCTTTTGTGGCTCAACTAGACCCAACACTTGAAGAATTATCAGATATTAAGACAGCTGTTTCAGAAGCTGTAACCAATGCAATCATACATGGTTATGAAGAATATGATGGACAAGTTTATATGTATTGCAAAATTACTGATAATAAAGTCTATATAGAAATAAAAGATTTTGGAAAAGGTATTGGTGATATTGACAAAGCACGTGAACCCCTGTTTACTTCAAAACCTGAATTAGAACGTTCGGGAATGGGTTTCACAGTCATGGAGACTTTTATGGATGAAGTGGAAGTAGAATCCAAAGTGGGTGTTGGATCAAAAATAATTATGAGGAAAAAGCTAGAGAGTTTAGAAAAGCTTTAA
- the spoIIAA gene encoding anti-sigma F factor antagonist: MSTQCKIVKRNLIVNVSEELDHHNAEIIRDKIDKLIIKHNIKCVIFDFSNTKFMDSSGIGVIMGRYKNIKNMGGNVVVTNVNTRMDRIFKLSGLYRIINSYDGVDQALKDISNIS, translated from the coding sequence GTGTCTACCCAATGTAAAATTGTTAAGAGAAACTTAATTGTAAATGTTTCAGAAGAACTCGATCACCATAATGCAGAAATAATCAGAGATAAGATTGATAAGCTTATAATAAAGCATAATATTAAGTGTGTCATATTTGATTTCTCCAATACCAAGTTTATGGATAGTTCGGGAATAGGGGTTATAATGGGGCGGTATAAGAACATTAAAAATATGGGAGGTAATGTTGTTGTTACCAACGTAAATACTAGAATGGATAGAATCTTTAAATTATCAGGTTTATATAGAATAATCAATAGTTATGACGGTGTAGACCAAGCACTAAAAGATATTTCTAATATTAGCTGA